The sequence AGTCTTCCCGAAAACGTCCATGGGCGATGGCCGCGGCGATATCGATGTTCGTGGCCGCGATGATGCGCACATTGACGGGAATGTCCTTTCTGCCCCCGACACGCTGAATGACCATTTCCTGCAGGAATCTGAGCAGCTTGACCTGCAGGTTGACGGGCAGCTCCCCTATCTCGTCCAGAAAGAGGGTCCCGTCGCCGGCATACTCGACCTTGCCCCTGACCATGGAGGCGGCCCCGGTGAAAGCCCCTTTTTCATGCCCGAACAGCTCGGATTCGATCAGGTTCTCCGGGATTGCTCCGCAGTTGATACAGATCATGGGACCGTGCTTGCGCAGGCTCTTGGAATGGATGGCCCTGGCCACCAGTTCCTTGCCCGTGCCGCTCTCACCGGAAATGAGGATCGGCACGTCCGAAGCCGCGACCTTGTCGATGAGGCCGAGCACCCCGCGCATGGCCGCGCACGAACCCACAATTCCGCAGTTGTCCTTGACCTCGCTCGCGGCTTCGTCCTGCTGAACCACACTCTCCCGCTCGATGGCATGCAAATGGAAAGCGCGGCGGATGATGACCCGCAGCTCGTCCAGGTCGATGGGCTTGCGGAAAAAATCGAAAGCCCCCAGCTTGATTGCCTGCAAGGCGTTTTCACGCTCATCGTTGCCGGTGACGACAATAATCTTGGCTGAGGGCTCAAGCTTGAGCATCTCCACCAGCCCCCGAAACCCCTCCTCCGAAGACTCCACGTGCGGAGGCAGGCCCAGGTCCAGGGTTACGACGCCGGGGTGAAGCTTGCGAAAGACAGCGAGCGCCTCGTCGACATTGGCAGCCAGGTGGAGCGTGTAGGATTCCGAAGTCAGACCCCATTTGAGCTGGGTCAGGACGTCCTCGTTATCGTCAACGATTAGCAGATGTTCCAATTATGTCTCCACTCACTGTGAATTTTTCGGCCGCAAAACATGTCATGCTGCGGCAGAAAAAAAGATGTTTATGAAAAAAATAGCACAGCCAGCCAGGGAACGTCCACACTTCCTGGCCCGAAAATGCTCACAAATCCTGCCTGTCCCCAAGACAGACAACAAATTCAGCACCCTCGCCCAGCGCACTGCGCACTTCGATGCGCCCGCCGTGGGCCTCCACGATCTGCTTGCATTGATAGAGCCCGATCCCCATGCCCTTGGCCTTGGTAGACTTGAACGGCGCGAAGAGGCCGCCGGCCATGAACTCCT is a genomic window of Desulfomicrobium baculatum DSM 4028 containing:
- the prsR gene encoding PEP-CTERM-box response regulator transcription factor, whose product is MEHLLIVDDNEDVLTQLKWGLTSESYTLHLAANVDEALAVFRKLHPGVVTLDLGLPPHVESSEEGFRGLVEMLKLEPSAKIIVVTGNDERENALQAIKLGAFDFFRKPIDLDELRVIIRRAFHLHAIERESVVQQDEAASEVKDNCGIVGSCAAMRGVLGLIDKVAASDVPILISGESGTGKELVARAIHSKSLRKHGPMICINCGAIPENLIESELFGHEKGAFTGAASMVRGKVEYAGDGTLFLDEIGELPVNLQVKLLRFLQEMVIQRVGGRKDIPVNVRIIAATNIDIAAAIAHGRFREDLYYRIGVVNIHLPPLREREDDVRILAEYFLERITRDLGKPLAGFTPDALACLNTYGWPGNIRELENKLRRAVLLADSTLLTAEELGFGESAFALNGLGLADKTLKEARAMLEKKMVLAALAKYEGNIVKASEALGISRPTMYDLLKKHEIEN